A window of Marinobacter salarius contains these coding sequences:
- a CDS encoding FAD-dependent oxidoreductase → MKERLSNDFQFVEVGRVDPKKVPAKKRKKEFGEIYHQFTQDNAASQSHRCLECGNPYCEWKCPVHNYIPNWLKLVSEGNIMRAVELCHQTNSLPEVCGRVCPQDRLCEGACTLNDGYGAVTIGSVEKYITDTAFALGWKPDMSAVKWTDKKVAVIGAGPAGLGCADVLVRNGVKPVVFDIYPEIGGLLTFGIPEFKLEKSVMTRRRKVFEEMGVDFRLSTEVGKDVMMADILEEYDAVFMGMGTYTYMKGGFPGEDLPGVHDALPFLVSNVNRRLGFEKDADDFIDMKGKRVVVLGGGDTAMDCNRTSIRQQAASVTCAYRRDEQNMPGSRREVSNAKEEGVKFMFNRQPIAIIGEDRVEGVKVVQTRLGEPDENGRRRPEVVAGSEEVIPADAVLVAFGFRPSPADWFDEQKVNTDDSGRVSAPEEVEFGFQTSNPKIFAGGDMVRGSDLVVTAIWEGRQAAEGIMDYLDI, encoded by the coding sequence ATGAAAGAACGACTGAGTAACGACTTCCAGTTTGTCGAAGTAGGGCGTGTCGACCCGAAAAAAGTACCGGCAAAGAAGCGCAAAAAAGAGTTTGGTGAAATCTATCACCAATTCACCCAGGATAATGCCGCGTCGCAGTCGCATCGTTGCCTGGAGTGCGGCAATCCGTATTGTGAGTGGAAGTGCCCGGTACACAACTACATCCCGAACTGGCTGAAGCTTGTGTCGGAAGGCAACATCATGAGGGCAGTTGAGCTCTGTCACCAGACCAACTCCCTGCCGGAAGTCTGTGGTCGCGTTTGCCCCCAGGATCGGCTGTGTGAAGGGGCCTGTACCCTGAACGATGGCTATGGTGCGGTAACCATCGGGTCGGTGGAAAAGTACATTACCGATACGGCCTTTGCTCTGGGCTGGAAGCCGGATATGTCTGCCGTCAAATGGACCGACAAAAAAGTGGCCGTGATCGGTGCCGGCCCGGCTGGCCTTGGCTGTGCCGACGTTCTGGTGCGCAACGGTGTAAAACCGGTGGTGTTTGATATATACCCGGAAATTGGCGGCCTGCTGACCTTCGGGATTCCCGAGTTCAAGCTTGAGAAGTCGGTCATGACCCGTCGCCGCAAGGTGTTCGAGGAAATGGGCGTGGATTTCCGCCTGTCCACAGAGGTGGGCAAGGATGTGATGATGGCCGACATTCTCGAGGAGTACGACGCTGTCTTCATGGGCATGGGCACCTACACCTACATGAAAGGCGGTTTCCCGGGCGAGGATCTGCCAGGCGTTCATGATGCACTGCCGTTCCTGGTCTCAAACGTGAATCGTCGTCTTGGGTTCGAGAAAGACGCCGACGATTTCATCGACATGAAAGGCAAGCGAGTGGTCGTACTCGGTGGCGGCGATACCGCCATGGACTGTAACCGCACCTCGATTCGTCAACAGGCAGCGAGTGTTACCTGTGCCTATCGCCGTGACGAACAGAACATGCCGGGTTCACGTCGGGAAGTGTCCAACGCCAAGGAAGAGGGCGTTAAGTTCATGTTCAACCGTCAACCGATCGCCATTATTGGCGAAGACCGGGTTGAGGGGGTCAAGGTGGTTCAGACTCGACTCGGCGAACCCGACGAAAACGGCCGCCGTCGTCCGGAAGTGGTCGCTGGCAGTGAGGAAGTGATTCCGGCCGATGCAGTTCTGGTGGCCTTCGGATTCCGCCCGAGCCCGGCCGACTGGTTTGACGAGCAGAAGGTAAACACCGACGATTCCGGTCGTGTTAGCGCCCCGGAGGAAGTGGAGTTCGGCTTCCAGACCAGCAATCCCAAGATATTCGCCGGTGGCGATATGGTCCGTGGGTCGGATCTGGTCGTAACGGCTATCTGGGAGGGCCGCCAGGCGGCGGAAGGTATCATGGATTACCTGGATATCTGA